TTTGCCTTCTGCGTCTGCTTTCAGCGCCTTGCCCAAAATAACATAATACTCGCCGTCTGCCGGCACATTGAATTCATAGGTGCGGGCAACACCGGCTGCAGCCTCAAGGTGTTCCGCGGCATTCTCAATCCGAATCATGTTGTTTGTGCCTGTTTTAACCGTATATTCGCCTTCGGCAAAAACTGTCAGCATGCCACAAACCGATAGCACCATTGCAAGGCTTAACAGCAATGCAATGACTTTTAATGTTCTCTTCATTTTTTACTCTCCCCTTTATTTTATAATTTGATATTCCCTCATCGTTATTATATCACTTAGGGAATTTTTGTCAAGTGTTCACATGAAATGATTTTATTTTTTGTTAGTTTTTCACAATATTATGATAATTTTCCCGTCAATTAGACAAATAAAAAAGCGGCGTGAAAACGTTCGTTTTCACGCCGCAGATTAAGCTTCTTCCTTTACATAGGGCTTTACACCGTCCGGCCTGGTAAAATCAATAATTTTTCTAGGACATTTGCTTGCGCAAATTCCGCAGTTCACGCAAAGGTCATAATCAATGCGGGCCACGTTATCCGTAACCTTAATTGCGTTCTTCGGGCAGCTCTTTTCACAAATGCGGCAGCCCAAACAGCCTGCCGAGCAGATGTTTTTCAGGCTCGCTCCCTTGTCGTGCGACTTACATTTTACAAACGTCCGCTGTTTTAACTCCACAAGCTCAATCACGTGCTGGGGACAGATGTCCACACACATGCCGCAGGCCGTGCATTTCGCCCTGTCTACCACCGCAACATTGTCCACCACATGAATGGCGTCGAACTGACACACATCTGCACAGCTGCCGTAGCCAATGCAGCCAAAGCTGCAGGCCTTGTCTCCCCCGCCGTAGCGGGATGCGGCAATGCAGTCTGTTATACCTTCATATTCGCAGTGCAAAACCGCGCTGTTGCAGTTTCCGCTGCACATAACCATGGCCACTTTCGGGTCCTCCGCCCCAGTGGAAACGCCTAAAATGGCGGCAATGCGGTCTTTGCTCTCTGCCTTCGTGCTGGGGCAGTCGCTTAAATTTGCTCTGCCTGCGCACAGCGCCTCGGCAAAGGCCCCGCAGCCGGCATAGCCGCAGCCGCCGCAGTTTGCGCCGGCCAAAAGGTCAGACACCTTTTCCACTCGTTCGTCTTTTTCCACTTTAAAGGCTTTTGCGGCCACACCCAGCAAAATGCCGAACGCCGCGCCCATAATGCCAAGTATTAAAATCGGTTGAATCATTGCTCCCAATATTAACCCCTCCCTTAAAAGCTCATGCCAGAAAATCCTAAAAATGCCATTGCAATCAGGCCTGCTGTGACAAGCGCAATGGGAAATCCTTGCAGAGGCTTTGGAATATCTGCCGTTTCTAACCGTTCGCGCACGCCTGCAAACAACACAATTGCAAGCATGAACGAAAGTCCCGCTGAAAAGCTGTAAACTAAGGTGTACACAAAGTCGTAGCCCTCCTGCACGTTTAAGAGCGCAACGCCCAAAACTGCGCAGTTGGTGGTGATTAAGGGAAGATAGATTCCCAATGCGCTGTAAAGCGCCGGTGAAAACCGCTGGATTGCCATTTCAACCACCTGCACCAGCACGGCGATTACTAAAATAAACGCCACGGTCTGCATATACTCAATTTGAAAATGCACCAACAACTTTTGAATGAAATAGGTTGCGGCAGAGGCCACTGTCATAACAAAGGTTACGGCAACACTCATGCCCACAGCGGTTCCAACCTTTTTTGAAACACCCAGAAACGGGCAAATGCCTAAAAACTTTACCAAAACATAGTTGTTTGCCAAAATTGTTGTAAGGGAAAGGAGCACCAGCTTTGTTAACAGTTCCATTTATTTGCCGCCCCCTTCTTTATTCTTGTTTGAAATGAGATGAATCACCGCTAAAATCACACCCAGCATAAGAAACGCCCCCGGCGGCAAAATCATAATGGTTGCCGGCTGAAATCCCTCGCCGAACAGATGGATTCCAAAAAATGTGCCGTTGCCCAAAATTTCGCGGAAGGAGCTTAAAATGACCAGCGCCAGCGTAAAGCCTAAGCCCATTCCAATTCCGTCCAAAGCGGATTTACCCACGCTGTTTTTCGAGGCAAATGCTTCGGCCCGGCCCAAAATGATGCAGTTTACCACAATGAGTGGAATGAAAATGCCCAATGATTTTGAAATTGCCGGTGCAAACGCATTCAGCGCCATTTCCACCGCCGTTACGCAGCCGGCAATGACGATAATGTATGCCGCAATGCGGACTTTGTTGGGAATGAAGTTTCGCAGCAAAGATATGATGATGTTAGATGCAACCAAAACCACCGTGGTGGAAAGGCCCATGCCAATGCCGTTGATTACGCTGGTGGTAACGGCCAGGGTGGCGCACATTCCTAAAAACTGGACAAAAATTGGGTTTTCTTTTAAAAGCCCTTTGGTCAGCTCTTTTATGTTGCCCATGTCACACACCCCCGTTCAATTTTCTCACAGCATCAACCGCCGCGTTCACACCGTTTTTCACCGCGTTGCTGGTAATGGTTGCGCCGGAAATCGCCACAATTTCGTTATTCTTTGGCGTACCGTTTTTAATAACAGACAGCGGTTCGTCGGTTTTTTTACCTGTAAACTGAGAAGAAAATCCGCTTTCCGCCGCTTTTGCGCCCAGGCCTGCCGTTTCAGAATGGGAGACCACTTTCATGCCGGAAACGGTGCCATCGTTTAAAATGCCCACCATAATGTCCAGCTCGCCGCCGTATCCGGAAGGGGTGACGTTTACGCACCAGCCAACCGGGCTGCCGCCGGAATCTTTTCCCGCGAAAACAGCTTTTACCAGCCCTGTGTCATCTGTGAATTCCGTTTCGTTAAATTCCGCGGCTGCGGGCAATACCTCCTGCTTTGCCGCGTTTTGTTCTTTTATGGTGTTTTCTTTTATTTTGTCCTTTGTAACTGAATTTGTAAATGCCAGCAGCAGTGCCACCACTAAGGAGATAACCAAAAGCACCGCCGAAAGGACAACGGGATTTTCGTTTTTCTGCATGCCTCACCGTCTCCTTTCCGTTCGTGCGCCGTATGTTTTTGGCTGCGTCCACCTGTCAATCAGCGGGGTTGCCACGTTCATTAAAAGAATTGAATAACTCACACCCTCGGGATAGCCGCCGAACCGCCGGATTACAAAGGTCAAAATTCCACAGCCCAGCCCCATAATGAGCTGCCCGTTTTTTGTTATCGGGGAGGTTACATAGTCTGTCGCCATGAAAATTGCGCCCAGCATTAAACCGCCGCCCAAAATGTTGTATAGCATGCTGTTGATATTAGATAGGCCCTGGCTGGGGAACACAAAGGTTAAAACCGCCACGGTTAAAATATATGTAACAGGAATTCTAAGACTGATAACATTCCGAAACACCAGATATGCCCCGCCCAAAAGCAGTGCAATGGCTGAGGTTTCGCCGATACAGCCGCCGATATTTCCGATAAACAAATCGGAAACCGGGGGCAGCGTGCCTGCCGCCGGGCTTTTTAAAATTGCCAGCGGGGTTGCCGAACTCACCACGTCGGCAACATTGAACCCTGTGGAAAACGGCGCGGCCCATTTTGTCATCAGCACCGGCCAGGAGGCCAAAAGAAACGCACGTCCTGCTAAGGCAGGGTTAATAAAGTTGTTGCCCACGCCGCCAAAAAACTGTTTTGCAATGATAATTGCCACAAATGCGCCAATGAGCGGAATCCACCAGGGAACAGCAACCGGCAGGTTAAACGCCAAAAGCATTCCCGTTACCACCGCAGTTCCGTCAGAAATGGTAACTTCCTTTTTTGTAATTTTCTGCCACAAAAACTCAAAGCCCACGCAGAAAATGACTGACAGCGCCGTTATAAAAGCAGCACGGACGCCGAAGTAAATGACAGAACAGACCAGCGCAGGAAGGAGCGCAATGCAAACATCACGCATGATGGAGGCCGTTGTTACGTTGGAACGGATATGCGGCGACGATGACACCGTTTTAAAGTGATCCATTTTTTTCTGCCTCCTTTGCCTTTTCTTTTGCCCTGCGGGCGGTTATTCTCTGCTTTCCCATTCGGATCGACTGTACCAGATACCGTTTTGACGGACAGACATAGGTGCAGCTTCCGCATTCCATGCAGTTCATAATATTATATTGAATTAAAGCATCTAAATCGTTTTTCCGGCTGTATAAGTCCAGCGTGGTGGGCATGAGCCGCATAGGACAGGCCGCAACGCACCTACCGCAGCGAATGCACGCGCTCTCCTTGTCTATGTGTGCCTGGCGCTCTGAGAACACCAACAGGCCGGAGGTACCTTTCACCACAGGAACGTCCAGCGATGCGCTGGCAATGCCCATCATGGGGCCGCCCATAATAATTTTGTGCGGGTCTTTTATAAATCCGCCTGCCGCGTCTGTCAGCCTGCGGAACGGTGTTCCGATTCTTGCATAAATGTTAGACGGGGTTTTCACCGCATCTCCCGCCACCGTAACAATCCGCCTGTGCAGGGCAATCCCCTGGCTTAACGCGCGGTAGATTTCCGCCACCGTTCCGATGTTGATGACAATACAGCCCACATCCATAGGCAGAGCGCCCATGGGAACTTCTTTTCCGGTGACGGCGTTGATAATTTGCTTTTCTGAGCCCTGGGGATATTTTTGTTTCAGCTCTAACACGTTTACACCAGGCGTTGCGCCTGCCTTTTCGCGCATCTTTGCAATGGCGTCTTTTGCATTGTCCTCAATTCCGATAAAACACTCGTTTAAATCAAGCAGGCGCATAAGGTATTTTAAACCGCCCATTACGTCGTCCGGCATTTCCAGCATAACACGCCTGTCCGACGTTAAATAGGGTTCGCACTCCGCCCCGTTTACAATGAGATGTGTAATTTTTTTATCCGGCGGAGGGGATAGCTTCACATGGGTGGGAAATCCTGCGCCGCCCATGCCCACAATGCCCGCCTCGCGAATTATGCGCCGCATTTCTTCCGGCGACATATTGTCGGGGTTTTTGTTCGTTAACGGCTCCGCCGGGGTATCCTGCCCGTCGTTTTCAATCACAATTGTGGGCACCTTGGTGTTGGTGTGGTTTAAGTAAAGGCCAATGTCCTTCACGCGGCCGGAAACCGACGCGTGGAGCGGCGCAGACATGTAGCTTTTCGTGTCTGCTATCTTCTGCATTCTCAAAACCGTGTCCCCCACCTTAACGGTTGGCGTCAGGGGCGCGCCAATGTGCTGCCCCAGCGGGAAATATAAAAGTTCGGGCGGCTTAAGCTCCATCAGCGGCATTCTTTCTGTTCCAGACTTGTTGCCAGCCGGATGGATTCCGCCCGAAAAGGTTAATTGCTTCATTCCGTTACTTCCTTTCCGCAGCTTTCATGTATCATTGCTAAATTCCTTTTTCATCATACCATAATCCTATGCAAAAATCAAATAAAAAAGCCAAACTTTTTCACTTTTTCTGTTTCTTTATTTTGAAACAAAAATTGTTAAAAATTCGACAAGTTATAAAAAAAGCGGGGATTCTGCTCCCCGCTTTTCCTTAAAGCTTTGTAAGCCGTTTATTCATAATCCGCATGGCGTTTAAAATGGCGATTACCGCCACGCCCACATCTGCAAATACCGCTGCCCACATGTTGGCAAATCCAAAAGCGCTTAAAATTAATACCGCAAATTTTACGCCGATTGCCAGTACCACATTTTGTTTTACAATTGCCACCGTTTTGCCCGCAAGCTTTATGGCGGCGGGAATTTTCATTAAATTATCGTCGGTTAAAACAATGTCTGAGGCTTCTATGGCGGCGTCTGACCCCAGTGCCCCCATGGAGATGGCAACATCTGCCATGGCCAGCACCGGCGCGTCGTTAATGCCGTCGCCTACAAAAATCACCTTGCCGTTTGTTTCCGATATTATTTTGCTCATCAAGGCAACTTTATCCTGGGGTAATAGCTCAGCATGATATTCTGAAATGCCAATTTCTTCTGCTGCGGCTTTTGCGGCGTTTTCCCGGTCGCCGGTAAGCATTACCGTTTTGTGAATTCCTAAGTCGTTTAACCGCTGAATCAGTTCTTTTGCGTTGTCCTTCACTTTGTCTGCAACCGCAATGCTGCCTAAGAACTGCCCGTCTTGAGCAACGTAAATTACCGTTCCCACAGCGCTGCTTTCTTTATATTCAATTTTATATTCTTCCATTAACTTTTTGTTTCCGGCTAAAACCTGTTTGCCGTTGATTTTAGCCGAAACGCCCCTGCCCGCCAGTTCTGCCACGTCCTCTGCCTGCAAAAGTTCACCTGCATAGGCCTCTTTCACAGCGGCAGACACCGGGTGGTTTGAAAAGCTTTCGGCAGATGCCGCAATTTTTAACAACGCCTCCTTTTGGGTGACCTCAGGGTTCACTTCGGTGACAAAAAAACCGCCGGACGTAAGGGTACCGGTTTTGTCAAACACAATGGCACGGCATTTTTTTAATGCTTCCAGATAGTTTGAGCCCTTAATTAATATCCCCATGGAGGATGCACGGCCCAGTCCGCCGAAAAAGGACAGCGGCACAGAGATAACCAGTGCGCAGGGACAAGATACCACCAAAAAGGTGAGCGCGCGCGCAAGCCACATGGTGAAGCCGCCGCCAAGTACCGGCGGCACAATTGCTAAAAGCACGGCGCAGGCCACAACCACAGGGGTATAGATAACTGCAAACCGGTGAATGAAGCTTTCATATTGGCTCTTCCGTTCACTGGTTGCTTCCACCAGCTCTAAAATCTTGGAAACCGCCGAGTTTTGAAACTCACACAGGGCGCGGGCCTTTAAAACGCCGTTTAAGTTTACACTGCCGCTGATGAGTTTGTCGCCCTCCCCAGCCGGGGCCAGGGCCGTTTCGCCTGTAATGGCCCTGGTGTCGATGTCAGATTGGCCCTCAATCACACAGCAATCCACAGGGATTTTTTCGCCCGGCTTTATTAAAATCATATCTCCGACCAAAACCTCCGACGGGTCAACACTGACAAATTCGCCCTCCCGCAGCACATTTGCATGCTCAGGGCAAATGTCCATTAAATCGGAAATAGACTTGCGGCTTTTGGAAACTGCAAGGCTTTGAAAAAGCTCTCCCACCTGGTAGAACATGATAACCGCGGCGCCCTCAGAAAATTCGCCGATGCAGAACGCGCCAATGGTTGCAATGGACATTAAAAAGTTTTCGTCAAGCATATTGCCGCGGGCAATGTTCTTTGCCGCCCGCAGCACAACCTCGCCGCCGCAAACGAAAAAGGCCAGCGCAGTGAGCGCAAATTTAACCGGTACGTTTTGAACGAACAGCGAGGGAATGAACAGTGCTAATGCTATAATTATTTTGCCCAATAGACGTTTTTGTTTTTTCGTCATGCGCTGCAACCTCTCCTTTCCATTTAAACGCCCTTGATGGTGCAGTCGGGCTCAATTTTAGAAACCGCTTTCGCCGCTTTTTTCATAATGACAGAAAACGCTTCCTCGGGCGCCTCCACCGTTATGTTAGACTTTAAAAAATTGACTGTGGCTTTTTCCACCCCGTCAATTTTAGACACAGCGTCTTCAATTTTTGCCGCGCAGTGCGCGCAGTCTAAATCCTCTAAAAGAAATGTTTTTTTCACAATTACCACCCTTTCACTTTTTTTATTCTTCAATATGCTCCATACCCATTCCAATAATGGTTCTCACGTGGTCGTCGGCCAGGGAATAAAACACCGTTTTGCCGTCCCGCCGATATTTCACCAGGCTGGAGGTTTTCAGCACCCGAAGCTGGTGCGAAATGGCCGACATGCTCATGTTTAAAAGCTGTGCTATGTCGAACACGCACATTTCCGACTCGAACAGCACATATAATATTTTAATTCTGGTGGTGTCGCCAAAAACCTTGTAAAGCTCCGCCAAATCGTAGAGCAGCTCCTCCTCCGGCATGTTGTTTTTCACCTTTTCCACCGTGTCGTTGTGCGCGTGCATAAAGTCTTGATTTTCCAGTTCCTTTTCATTTTCCATTTTTATCACCTCAACACTTGCTCATTTGTTCAATTGTTATTATATATGATATTCTATGATTTGTCAAGTATTTTATTTACTTTTTTTAGAATTTGTGATATATTTTTTTTAAATTATTCAAGAGGAGCGGTGAGAAATGGAATTTTCAAACTTAAATAACAACGAATTTTGGAAAAAGGTGCGGGAGTGTGACGACTATCAGTTTTTGCGGGAGGAACTGACTGCGTTATATAAAAAAAACTGCACCGGCGAGCTTTCGCTTTTAACCTATTCAGACTACTGCATTTTTTTTGAAACGGGCAGCAGAAAAGAGTATGAAGAAGGGTATTTCCTGCGCCGCAGACGGCTGGACATTTTGGCGGTGCTGTGCAAAATCTATCCTGACAATGAACCATATTTTAAACAGTTAGAAAACACCATTTGGGCGGTTTTGGACGAATATTCCTGGGCACTGCCTGCCCACGTTCCAGACAGAAACAGCTATGTGCCGGAGTTTATTGACCTGTTCGCAGCGGAAACGGGTTATTGCCTAAGTGAAATGAAATCCATGTTCTCCGGCCGGCTTTCTCCGCTAATGGTTAGCCGCATTACCTTTGAGCTTGACCGGCGGATTATAAAGTCCTTTTATGCCGGCCGGTATTGGTGGGAGTCGTTTCCAAACAACTGGGCGGCGGTGTGCGCCGGCAGCGTAGGCATTACGTTCCTGTATGAGCGGCCGGAGCTTTTTTACGCGGTTAAGCCGCGGATTGACGGGGCCATGAAGACGTTTCTTTCCAGCTACAAGTCCGACGGGGTGTGCCGCGAAGGGCTTGGTTACTGGAACTATGGGTTTGGATATTTCTGCTACTATGCCGCCCACCTGCGGACATTTTCTGACGGAACAGATAATTTGCTTGCGCTTCCGCAGGTAAAAACCATTGCAAAATTTCAGCAACAGATGTTTTTAAAGGGCAGCGTGACGGTAAGCTTTGCAGACGGCTCGGATAACAGCAGCTATATTCTGGGGCTGACACACTTTTTAAAAGCGGAATTCGGCGACGATTTTATCATTCCGAAAAAAGTAAATCACAGCATTTTAGACACCTGCGGCAGATGGGGAGCGTTTTCTTTTTCGTTCCTGTTTTACAACAAAAAATTGATTTCAGGCGAAAGCGCAGGGTCGTGTTTATTTGCCGACTCTGCCTGGTTCACAATGCGAAACAAAACTTATGCCTTTGCCGCAAAAGGCGGCACCAACGACGAGCCCCACAACCACAACGACCTGGGCAGCTTTATTCTTGCAGACGAAAGCGGCCAGCTTGTTTGCGACTTGGGCTGCGGGGAATATACCCGGCAATATTTTGAGCCCGATACCCGGTATTCCATTTTGTGCAACTCTTCACTGGGTCACGGCGTTCCCATTATAGGCGGCGAAGCCCAGCGGGAAGGCGCAGAATTTTTCGCCGCGCTTTGCAAAACGGAAAATGGAATTTGCATTGATTTGACACACGCCTATCAAACAGACGCAATCAAACACATAAAACGACGCTTTGGTTTTTCAGAAAACGCGGTTACGCTGAACGACGAATTTTCGTTTTACCGCCCTGTTCCCGTTACGGAACGGTTTGTTTCGAGGATCAAGCCGGAAATAACGGAAAACACGGTTCAAATCGGGAATTTGCGAATCACTGCTGAAACCGGCACGCCAACAGTTACAACACAGCGGCATCTTGAGCACGGAGGCGGCGGCAGTGCTACGGTTTATCTCATCGACTTCGTACTTCCTCCGCAAACCGGCTTTATGTTTCAGGCAGAATTTGCGTTTTCATATTGACAACCAAAGGGTTATCTTGTATAATGAAACTATCAAAAACAGAAATGGGTGAAACAATGCAGAACTAATCTAATTTTTCTATGTGACAAGGGCTTTGCAAAAGGGCAAAGCTTATGTTTGTTGCCGAAAGATTGGATTATGCCTGCGCCTTGCCCAAAAGGGGCTTTTTATCTGTGCATTTATCTGCTTTCGGCAATGCCGAAAGCAGATTTTTTGTTAAAGGAGGATTGACAATGCTGCAGATAAAAAATCTTACCATTACCCATAAAAAAGACCTGCGGGAGATCGTAAACGGATTTGCGTTTACCTTAAACCAGGGGGATAAAGCTGTAATTATCGGTGAGGAGGGAAACGGGAAATCAACGCTGTTAAAGCTGATTTACGACGAACGTCTGGTATCCGATTATGCAGAATTTTCGGGAGAAATTATCAAAAATAATCTGGTGCTGGGCTATCTGGCCCAGGAACTGGAGACAGAGGAAAGCAGGAAAACGGTGTATGAATATCTGTGCTCCCTGCCGGCGTTTTTTGACCAAACGCCTAAGGAATTAGCAGACATCGCCTTTTTGCTGGGCTTAAAGCCTGCGTTCTTCTATTCAGACCAGAAAATTAACACCCTTTCCGGCGGTGAAACGGTAAAGCTTCAGCTGGCGAAAATTCTTATTTTAAAGCCGGACGTTTTACTGCTGGACGAACCCTCCAACGACATTGACATGGATACGCTGGCATGGCTGGAGCAGTTCATTTTAGAAAGCAAAATCCCGGTTCTGTTTGTGTCGCACGACGAAACGCTCATTGAGAGGACGGCAAACGCAGTCATTCATATTGAGCAAATCCGGAGGAAAACCGTGTCTCGCTGGACTGTTGCAAAAACGTCCTACGCACAGTATATTGAGGAGCGAACGGCAAAGTTTTCTCATCAGGAGCAGGTGGCAAAAAAAGAACAAAGCGACTATGAAAAACAGCAGGAGCGGTTTTTAAAAATCCAGTCTAAGGTGGAGCATCAGCAAAACGCAATATCCCGCGGCGACCCCCACGGCGGCAGGCTTTTAAAAAAGAAAATGAAAGCGGTAAAATCGTTGGAACACCGCTTTTCAAAGGAGTATGAAAACAGAACAAAGCTTCCTGAGTCGGAGGAGGCAATTATGGCAAGCTTCAGCGAGCAGGCCTTTGTGCCGGGCGGAAAAACCGTTTTAGATTTTTCGTTAAACGAGCTGACGGCGGAAAAAGCAGTGCTTGCAAAAAATATTCGTCTGTTTGTTTCAGGAAACGAAAAGATTTGTATTACCGGAAAAAACGGCGCGGGAAAAACTACGCTGCTGAAAATAATAGCAGGTGAGCTTTTAGAACGCACCGACATTCAGGCCGCCTATATGCCCCAAAACTATGACGAGTTGCTTTGCGGCTCCCTCACTCCCGTTGCATTTTTGTGCAAAACCGGGGACAAAAACGAAATCACAAAGGTGCGGACGTTTCTTGGCAGTGTGAAGTTCACGGCAGACGAAATGAGCCACGCCACATCTGAGCTTTCCGGCGGGCAAAAGGCAAAGCTTTATTTTCTGAAAATGATTTTAGACGAAAATAACGTTTTAATTTTAGACGAGCCCACACGAAACTTTTCTCCCCTGTCAAACCCCGTCATTCGGGATATTTTAAAAGCCTTCCGCGGGGCAATTATCAGCGTCTCCCACGACAGAAAGTTTATCCGCGAGGTTTGCACCTCGGTATATGAACTGACGAAAGATGGGTTGGTAAAAAAATAAAAAAAGTCCCGCGCCAATCAAAATGAGGCGCGGGACTTTACAATTATCGCTTGATCTCACCATAGAACAAATGAAACAGGCAAACCTTTGTGCCGCTTGCCGCGTCGTTCCCCTTTTCACCAAGGACTTTTACCGTAACGGTATGTTCTGTGTTTTCGAGAGTGAAAGAAGCGCAGCCAAACCTGCAGTGGTTATAATGAATGTTTGCATAATAGCAGTGGTCTTGATGGAACAGTTCTCCGTCCACATAGACCTCATATTTACCGCCGTCATCGTTTAAACCGCTTTCTAAGCCAAAGAAGTTCCCTGTAAAAGTGAACTCTGCCATATCCCCCGCCTGGCCGGACAGAATGCAGGGACGGTTAAAGTTGCCGGTTGCCGTGCTCCATGTGCCGGTAAGGTGCGCATCTTTTGCGGCAACAGCATTAATTTTGGTTTCACCGCTGGCCGCCACCAATTTGTTTTCCGTAACATGGGGCTTTTTATAATACATTCCGGACTCCATGCACGAAATGATTTTATTTGCATAAACC
This portion of the Congzhengia minquanensis genome encodes:
- a CDS encoding ATP-binding cassette domain-containing protein, producing the protein MLQIKNLTITHKKDLREIVNGFAFTLNQGDKAVIIGEEGNGKSTLLKLIYDERLVSDYAEFSGEIIKNNLVLGYLAQELETEESRKTVYEYLCSLPAFFDQTPKELADIAFLLGLKPAFFYSDQKINTLSGGETVKLQLAKILILKPDVLLLDEPSNDIDMDTLAWLEQFILESKIPVLFVSHDETLIERTANAVIHIEQIRRKTVSRWTVAKTSYAQYIEERTAKFSHQEQVAKKEQSDYEKQQERFLKIQSKVEHQQNAISRGDPHGGRLLKKKMKAVKSLEHRFSKEYENRTKLPESEEAIMASFSEQAFVPGGKTVLDFSLNELTAEKAVLAKNIRLFVSGNEKICITGKNGAGKTTLLKIIAGELLERTDIQAAYMPQNYDELLCGSLTPVAFLCKTGDKNEITKVRTFLGSVKFTADEMSHATSELSGGQKAKLYFLKMILDENNVLILDEPTRNFSPLSNPVIRDILKAFRGAIISVSHDRKFIREVCTSVYELTKDGLVKK